In Nocardia sputorum, a single genomic region encodes these proteins:
- a CDS encoding DUF1707 SHOCT-like domain-containing protein: protein MGDRELRVSDAEREHVGQLLQRAVGLGMLSLGEFTERMDTALAARTRGELNAVLIDLPGVRLVGQPAAPPSAFVNSSPAYARQAPGSNATGSVIRSRLSGVNRRGAWQVPPTLHLNNWLSGVTLDFTEAIMSTQVVELRVDDFFGSITLTVPAEATVDLNGLELIGSSVNNKVRTGPPLGPLHLVVHGKMRFGSVTAKHPFIAQWRRLIGR from the coding sequence GTGGGCGATCGGGAACTGCGCGTGTCGGACGCCGAACGCGAACACGTCGGTCAACTGTTGCAGCGCGCGGTCGGCCTCGGCATGCTCTCGCTCGGCGAGTTCACCGAGCGGATGGACACCGCGCTGGCCGCCAGGACGCGCGGCGAACTGAACGCCGTCCTCATCGATCTGCCCGGCGTCCGCCTGGTCGGGCAGCCCGCCGCGCCGCCGTCGGCCTTCGTGAACTCCTCGCCCGCTTACGCCAGGCAGGCTCCGGGCTCGAACGCCACGGGCAGCGTGATCCGTTCGCGCCTGTCCGGCGTGAACCGTCGCGGCGCGTGGCAGGTGCCGCCCACGCTGCATCTGAACAACTGGCTGTCCGGGGTCACCTTGGATTTCACCGAGGCGATCATGTCGACCCAAGTGGTGGAGCTGCGGGTCGACGACTTCTTCGGTTCGATCACCCTGACCGTGCCCGCGGAGGCCACCGTCGACCTGAACGGGCTGGAGCTGATCGGTTCCAGCGTGAACAACAAGGTGCGTACCGGGCCGCCGCTGGGCCCGTTGCATCTGGTCGTGCACGGCAAGATGCGCTTCGGATCGGTCACCGCGAAACATCCGTTCATCGCGCAGTGGCGCCGGTTGATCGGTCGCTGA
- a CDS encoding response regulator → MTDQADGSTSVMVVDDHPMWRDGVSRDLTEAGFRVTATADGVAAAGRRAAAVRPDVVLMDMQLPDGNGAQATAEVLRVSPQSRVLVLSASAERDDVLDAIKAGATGYLVKSASAAELVDAVHATAAGQAVFTPGLAGLVLGEYRRMATAPAQPDEPHRPALTERETEVLRMVAKGLSAKQIATRLGLSHRTVENHVQATLRKLQLANRVELTRYAIEQGLE, encoded by the coding sequence ATGACAGACCAGGCGGACGGATCCACCTCGGTGATGGTGGTGGACGACCACCCGATGTGGCGGGACGGCGTCTCCCGCGACCTCACCGAGGCAGGATTCCGGGTGACGGCCACGGCAGACGGTGTCGCCGCGGCGGGCAGGCGCGCGGCGGCGGTGCGCCCGGACGTGGTGCTGATGGACATGCAGCTGCCCGACGGCAACGGCGCCCAGGCCACCGCCGAGGTGCTGCGGGTGTCTCCGCAGAGCCGGGTGCTGGTGCTCTCGGCCTCGGCCGAGCGCGACGACGTGCTCGACGCGATCAAGGCGGGCGCCACGGGCTACCTGGTCAAGAGCGCGTCGGCGGCCGAACTGGTCGACGCCGTGCACGCCACCGCCGCTGGTCAAGCGGTGTTCACTCCCGGCCTGGCCGGACTCGTGCTCGGCGAGTACCGGCGGATGGCGACCGCGCCGGCGCAGCCGGACGAGCCGCACCGGCCCGCGCTCACCGAGCGCGAGACCGAGGTCCTGCGAATGGTGGCGAAAGGGCTGTCCGCCAAGCAGATCGCGACACGGCTGGGACTGAGCCATCGCACCGTCGAGAACCATGTGCAGGCGACATTGCGCAAGCTGCAACTGGCGAACCGGGTGGAGCTGACCCGCTACGCCATCGAACAGGGGCTCGAGTGA